One genomic window of Parasteatoda tepidariorum isolate YZ-2023 chromosome 9, CAS_Ptep_4.0, whole genome shotgun sequence includes the following:
- the LOC107446568 gene encoding mitochondrial pyruvate carrier 2 isoform X1: MSAIYRAVITATEKHVPAKLQPLWSHPAGPKTIFFWAPAFKWCLVIAGIGDMARPADKLSASQSTALAATGIIWSRYSMVIIPKNYSLFSVNIFVALTGLFQLSRIYRHKQSLKQPAA, translated from the exons atgtcAGCAATTTATCGTGCAGTAATCACTGCTACAGAGAAACATGTGCCAGCGAAATTACAACCGTTGTGGTCCCATCCTGCTG gacctaaaactatatttttctggGCTCCTGCATTTAAATGG tgtcTTGTAATTGCTGGTATTGGTGATATGGCTAGACCAGCTGATAAATTAAGTGCATCTCAATCTACTGCCTTAGCTGCAACTG gtatCATTTGGTCAAGATACTCCATGGTAATAATTCCTAAGAACTACAgtttatttagtgtaaatatCTTTGTAGCTTTAACTGGTTTATTCCAACTGAGCCGTATATACAG gCACAAACAATCTTTGAAACAACCAGCAGCATAA
- the LOC107446568 gene encoding mitochondrial pyruvate carrier 2 isoform X2 translates to MLHKKFLFSLPKLVLLILGPKTIFFWAPAFKWCLVIAGIGDMARPADKLSASQSTALAATGIIWSRYSMVIIPKNYSLFSVNIFVALTGLFQLSRIYRHKQSLKQPAA, encoded by the exons atgttacataaaaaatttctattttctttacctaaattagttttattaattttaggacctaaaactatatttttctggGCTCCTGCATTTAAATGG tGTCTTGTAATTGCTGGCATTGGTGATATGGCTAGACCAGCTGATAAATTAAGTGCATCTCAATCTACTGCCTTAGCTGCAACTG gtatCATTTGGTCAAGATACTCCATGGTAATAATTCCTAAGAACTACAgtttatttagtgtaaatatCTTTGTAGCTTTAACTGGTTTATTCCAACTGAGCCGTATATACAG gCACAAACAATCTTTGAAACAACCAGCAGCATAA